The Candidatus Dormiibacterota bacterium genome includes a window with the following:
- a CDS encoding MFS transporter gives MATTIEDGVIVTDIPNRLDRLPWSRWHWLVVIALGITWVLDGLEVTVVNAVADVLKRADTLGLTTVQVASAASAYVAGAAIGALFFGYLTDRLGRKKLFLVTLGWYVSFSVLTAFSWDVYSYDALRVLTGIGIGGEYAAINSAIDELIPARRRGWTDLAINSSYWWGAILASALSLFLLDRGIVPVTIGWRMCFLVGGVLGIAILLVRRTIPESPRWLITHGRPQQAEEIVLDIERQVEAEKGPLPPIEGEPIEIDLEHRVRFWDMPRTMFRTYPKRTGVCLTLMITQAFLYDAIFFTESLVLTTFFHVPDDRVGLFLVPFALGNVLGPWMLGHLFDSVGRRPMIAGTYIISGVLLVITGILFTHGMLTATTITICWSVVFFFASAGASSAYLTVSEIFPMETRALAIAFVYSIGNVVGGIAAPLLFGALIATKQPGRVFIGYCLGAGLMVLGGLVEAIWGVDAERRSLESIAAPLSAVRRRLHEASSGAAAAIAGAAARPPVLKPQATLPGASSRGLPVSSREAVPFDPDRPPPR, from the coding sequence GTGGCGACCACCATCGAAGACGGCGTCATCGTCACCGACATTCCCAACCGGCTGGATCGCCTGCCGTGGTCGCGCTGGCACTGGCTCGTGGTGATCGCCCTCGGGATCACCTGGGTCCTCGACGGGCTCGAGGTCACCGTCGTCAACGCCGTGGCCGACGTCCTGAAGCGCGCCGACACCCTCGGCCTGACCACCGTCCAGGTCGCCTCCGCAGCCTCGGCGTACGTGGCCGGCGCCGCCATCGGGGCACTCTTCTTCGGCTACCTCACCGACCGGCTGGGACGCAAGAAGCTCTTCCTCGTCACCCTCGGCTGGTACGTCAGCTTCAGCGTCCTCACCGCCTTCTCCTGGGACGTGTACAGCTACGACGCGCTGCGGGTGCTCACCGGCATCGGCATCGGCGGGGAGTACGCGGCGATCAACTCGGCGATCGACGAGCTGATCCCGGCGCGACGGCGCGGCTGGACCGACCTGGCCATCAACAGCTCCTACTGGTGGGGCGCGATCCTCGCCAGCGCGCTCAGCCTGTTCCTGCTCGACCGCGGCATCGTGCCGGTCACCATCGGCTGGCGAATGTGCTTCCTGGTCGGCGGCGTGCTCGGCATCGCCATCCTGCTGGTGCGGCGGACCATCCCCGAGAGCCCGCGCTGGCTGATCACCCACGGCCGTCCCCAGCAGGCGGAGGAGATCGTTCTCGACATCGAACGCCAGGTGGAGGCGGAGAAGGGGCCGCTGCCGCCGATCGAGGGCGAGCCCATCGAGATCGACCTCGAGCACCGGGTGCGGTTCTGGGACATGCCGCGGACGATGTTCCGCACCTATCCGAAGCGCACCGGCGTCTGCCTCACGCTGATGATCACCCAGGCCTTCCTGTACGACGCCATCTTCTTCACCGAGAGCCTGGTGCTGACCACGTTCTTCCACGTTCCCGACGACCGGGTGGGCCTCTTCCTGGTGCCCTTCGCGCTCGGCAACGTGCTCGGCCCCTGGATGCTCGGCCACCTCTTCGACAGCGTCGGACGGCGGCCGATGATCGCCGGCACCTACATCATCTCCGGGGTGCTGCTGGTGATCACCGGCATCCTCTTCACCCACGGGATGCTCACCGCGACCACGATCACGATCTGCTGGTCGGTGGTCTTCTTCTTCGCCTCCGCCGGCGCCAGCTCGGCGTACCTGACGGTGAGCGAGATCTTCCCCATGGAGACCCGGGCGCTCGCGATCGCGTTCGTGTACTCGATCGGCAACGTGGTCGGCGGCATCGCCGCGCCGCTGCTCTTCGGCGCCCTGATCGCCACCAAGCAGCCGGGCCGCGTCTTCATCGGCTACTGCCTCGGTGCCGGGCTCATGGTCCTCGGCGGGCTGGTCGAGGCGATCTGGGGGGTCGACGCCGAGCGGAGGTCGCTGGAGTCGATCGCGGCGCCGCTGAGCGCGGTGCGGCGGCGGCTGCACGAGGCCTCGTCGGGCGCCGCGGCGGCGATCGCCGGCGCGGCCGCCAGGCCG
- a CDS encoding fumarylacetoacetate hydrolase family protein yields MRLLAFLDGTTPTMGVVVAAGVVPVAPIRDFYADVPGWLRRARASTRERPRAAASLTLVPPVPDTAKVICAALNYASHAAETGGRLSEHPNLFARWAATLVPGGTPVPVPRTEPGLDWEVELAVVVGAPLIDVTPDEVAAGVLGYTVFNDLSARVHQQASRQWALGKNSDRSGPVASTVVTADELDASDLHLETRVNGEVMQSGSTADMIFSIAELLAYASRTITLRPGDLIATGTPPGVGFVRQPPRFLVPGDIVEVEVEGIGVLRTPIVDSSYRG; encoded by the coding sequence ATGCGCCTGCTCGCCTTCCTCGACGGCACCACCCCGACGATGGGCGTGGTGGTGGCCGCCGGGGTGGTGCCGGTGGCGCCGATCCGCGACTTCTACGCCGACGTCCCCGGCTGGCTGCGGCGGGCGCGGGCGAGCACCCGGGAGCGGCCGCGGGCGGCGGCGAGCCTGACCCTGGTCCCACCCGTCCCCGACACCGCCAAGGTGATCTGTGCCGCCCTCAACTACGCGTCGCACGCCGCCGAGACCGGGGGCCGGCTGTCCGAGCATCCGAACCTGTTCGCCCGCTGGGCGGCGACGCTGGTGCCCGGGGGCACCCCGGTGCCGGTGCCCCGCACCGAGCCGGGCCTCGACTGGGAGGTGGAGCTCGCCGTCGTCGTGGGGGCGCCGCTCATCGACGTGACCCCCGACGAGGTCGCCGCCGGGGTGCTCGGCTACACCGTGTTCAACGACCTCAGCGCACGGGTGCACCAGCAGGCGAGCCGGCAGTGGGCGCTGGGCAAGAACAGCGATCGCAGCGGGCCGGTGGCGTCGACGGTGGTCACCGCCGACGAGCTCGACGCCAGCGACCTCCACCTCGAGACCCGGGTCAACGGCGAGGTGATGCAGTCGGGCTCGACCGCGGACATGATCTTCTCGATCGCCGAGCTGCTCGCCTACGCCTCGCGGACGATCACGCTCCGCCCCGGCGACCTGATCGCCACCGGCACACCCCCCGGGGTCGGCTTCGTGCGCCAGCCGCCGCGCTTCCTCGTCCCCGGCGACATCGTCGAGGTCGAGGTGGAGGGCATCGGCGTGCTCCGCACCCCGATCGTGGACAGCTCCTACCGGGGATAG
- a CDS encoding glucose 1-dehydrogenase produces MSGLDGRVVVVTGATSGIGLAAARGFAAEGARLVVNSSRSREAGEALAASLPDAVYVQGSVGDEPTAHALVAAAMERWGRLDHLVNNAGVTERIPHADLDAVTDEVWDRLLRVNVLGAWYTTRAAVRALGEGEGGSIVNVASLAGVRPVGSSIPYAVSKAALVHMTRLLANALGPSVRVNAVAPGLISTPWTEREGWAPLHARVEQIAALRRVGTPEDVATVCTMLARSDYVTGEVVVVDGGLGLAGP; encoded by the coding sequence ATGAGCGGCCTCGACGGACGAGTCGTCGTGGTCACCGGCGCCACCAGCGGGATCGGTCTCGCCGCCGCCCGCGGGTTCGCCGCCGAGGGGGCACGTCTGGTGGTCAACTCCTCCCGCTCCCGCGAGGCGGGGGAGGCGCTCGCCGCCTCGCTCCCCGACGCCGTCTACGTCCAGGGCAGCGTCGGCGACGAGCCCACCGCTCACGCCCTGGTGGCGGCGGCGATGGAGCGCTGGGGCCGCCTCGACCACCTCGTCAACAACGCGGGCGTCACCGAGCGCATCCCCCACGCCGACCTCGACGCGGTCACCGACGAGGTGTGGGATCGTCTCCTCCGGGTCAACGTCCTGGGCGCCTGGTACACCACCCGGGCGGCGGTGAGGGCGCTCGGCGAGGGCGAGGGCGGCTCGATCGTCAACGTCGCCTCGCTGGCCGGGGTTCGCCCGGTGGGCAGCTCGATCCCCTACGCGGTGTCGAAGGCGGCGCTGGTGCACATGACCCGCCTCCTCGCCAACGCGCTGGGTCCCTCGGTGCGGGTCAACGCCGTCGCGCCCGGGCTGATCAGCACGCCCTGGACCGAGCGTGAGGGCTGGGCTCCGCTGCACGCGCGGGTCGAGCAGATCGCCGCCCTGCGCCGCGTCGGCACCCCCGAGGACGTCGCCACCGTCTGCACCATGCTCGCCCGCAGCGACTACGTCACCGGGGAGGTGGTGGTGGTCGACGGCGGTCTCGGGCTGGCCGGCCCGTGA
- a CDS encoding VOC family protein — protein MPIGHLGINVPDLAAARAYYEPLMPLLGYEPFREAEDEFSYRPAGGRPGAYVFFYPALEEGSCSRHRPGLQHLAFIVGTRAAVHHVHDWARAQACEILHPPREFPQYHPGYYATFWLDPQGIMLEAVCHREEPTEGGLGSGVP, from the coding sequence ATGCCGATCGGCCATCTGGGCATCAACGTCCCCGACCTGGCGGCCGCGAGGGCGTACTACGAGCCGCTGATGCCGCTCCTCGGCTACGAGCCGTTCCGCGAGGCCGAGGACGAGTTCTCGTACCGCCCCGCCGGCGGCAGGCCGGGCGCCTATGTCTTCTTCTACCCGGCGCTGGAGGAGGGCTCCTGCTCCCGGCACCGTCCCGGGCTCCAGCACCTCGCCTTCATCGTGGGGACACGCGCCGCGGTGCACCACGTCCACGACTGGGCGCGGGCGCAGGCCTGCGAGATCCTGCACCCGCCCCGGGAGTTTCCCCAGTACCACCCGGGGTACTACGCGACCTTCTGGCTCGACCCCCAGGGCATCATGCTCGAGGCGGTGTGCCACCGCGAGGAGCCAACCGAGGGCGGCCTCGGGTCAGGAGTGCCCTGA
- a CDS encoding isoprenylcysteine carboxylmethyltransferase family protein yields the protein MPRAVLALALCLVYDGVVFVGHPLLLRGRRAAGGWLRPTSGPPAERAANLLFAVACALDIAGPCLVLAGRLRPLPLPRRLRTCAAAAGMVVSGANLVVAVGAQRSMGRAWRTGVAGTEGEQLVTSGAFRVVRNPVYVSLLGSCVGQSLVLATAMTPAALATCLGALELQTRAVEEPALLAAHPEAFRRYAARVGRFAPGIGRLRDLNRGSGSAGSVPRG from the coding sequence ATGCCGCGCGCGGTGCTCGCCCTGGCGCTCTGTCTCGTGTACGACGGCGTCGTGTTCGTCGGCCATCCGCTCCTTCTCCGCGGGCGGAGGGCCGCGGGGGGATGGCTGCGTCCGACGTCCGGACCTCCCGCGGAGCGCGCCGCCAACCTGCTGTTCGCCGTCGCCTGCGCGCTCGACATCGCCGGTCCCTGCCTCGTCCTCGCCGGCCGCCTCCGCCCCCTGCCCCTGCCCCGGCGGCTGCGCACCTGCGCGGCCGCCGCGGGGATGGTGGTGTCGGGCGCCAACCTGGTCGTCGCGGTCGGCGCGCAGCGGTCGATGGGACGGGCGTGGCGCACCGGGGTGGCGGGCACCGAGGGTGAGCAGCTCGTCACCTCCGGCGCCTTTCGCGTGGTGCGCAACCCGGTGTACGTCAGCCTCCTCGGCAGCTGCGTCGGGCAGTCCCTCGTCCTGGCGACCGCGATGACCCCCGCCGCGCTCGCCACCTGCCTGGGTGCACTCGAGCTGCAGACCCGCGCCGTGGAGGAGCCGGCGCTGCTCGCGGCCCACCCGGAGGCCTTCCGCCGCTACGCGGCGCGCGTCGGCCGGTTCGCCCCGGGGATCGGCCGCCTCCGCGACCTCAACCGTGGATCAGGGTCAGCGGGCTCAGTGCCGCGGGGGTGA
- a CDS encoding substrate-binding domain-containing protein produces the protein MLLAGCASNSTAAGGSTVKVAVVYSRTGLLAAYGRNYVDGFTAGLNYATRGTGMAGGHKIEVTYADDAGDPAKATAAAKQYIGDGDRILAGTVDSGIAAQLAPLAAQNRILYISGPAAADRITGINRYVFRSGRQTSQDVATAGTFIGDPAGKRVLVFAQDSTFGQGNAAAVKAILGARGAQVSQLLVPLTATDFTPFASQAAQAKADLVFVAWAGATTLPMWRALDQQQVLSSTTVATGLGNAASFDAYGPAAGKISFLSHYFPRAASNSVNAALISAIEKAGSSADLFSPDGFVAAQMIVHAVEQAGGDSVDGMVRALEGWTFDAPKGPQTIRASDHAMLQPMFQARLVQRGTTWEPELVRVIPPAATAPAGA, from the coding sequence ATGCTCCTCGCCGGATGCGCGAGCAACAGCACGGCGGCGGGCGGGTCCACGGTGAAGGTGGCGGTCGTGTACTCGAGGACGGGCCTGCTCGCCGCCTACGGCAGGAACTACGTGGACGGCTTCACGGCCGGGCTGAACTACGCGACGCGCGGCACCGGTATGGCCGGGGGCCACAAGATCGAGGTGACCTACGCCGACGACGCAGGCGACCCGGCCAAGGCAACGGCCGCGGCCAAGCAGTACATCGGCGACGGTGACCGCATCCTTGCCGGTACGGTCGATTCCGGCATCGCCGCGCAGCTCGCGCCGCTGGCCGCGCAGAACAGGATCCTCTACATCAGCGGTCCCGCTGCCGCCGACAGGATCACCGGCATCAACCGGTACGTGTTCCGTTCCGGGCGCCAGACCTCCCAGGACGTCGCCACCGCGGGCACGTTCATCGGCGACCCCGCCGGCAAGAGGGTGCTGGTCTTCGCGCAGGACTCCACGTTCGGCCAGGGCAACGCCGCCGCGGTGAAGGCGATCCTCGGTGCCAGGGGCGCGCAGGTGTCTCAGCTGCTGGTGCCCCTGACGGCCACCGACTTCACTCCCTTCGCAAGCCAGGCCGCGCAGGCGAAGGCCGATCTCGTCTTCGTCGCGTGGGCCGGCGCGACCACCCTTCCGATGTGGAGGGCACTCGATCAGCAGCAGGTGCTCTCGTCGACGACGGTCGCCACCGGCCTGGGCAACGCGGCGTCGTTCGACGCGTACGGCCCGGCAGCCGGCAAGATCAGCTTCCTGAGCCACTACTTCCCGCGGGCGGCGAGCAACTCCGTCAACGCCGCCCTGATCAGCGCGATCGAGAAGGCCGGGTCGTCGGCCGATCTCTTCTCGCCTGACGGCTTCGTGGCGGCGCAGATGATCGTGCACGCGGTCGAGCAGGCTGGCGGTGACAGCGTCGACGGCATGGTCAGGGCGCTGGAGGGGTGGACGTTCGACGCCCCGAAGGGACCGCAGACCATCCGCGCCAGCGACCATGCGATGCTGCAGCCGATGTTCCAGGCCAGGCTCGTCCAGCGGGGCACGACCTGGGAACCCGAGCTGGTCAGGGTGATCCCGCCCGCCGCCACCGCCCCCGCCGGCGCGTGA
- a CDS encoding ABC transporter ATP-binding protein has product MAASALSLVIGGVRIVDGIDLSVASGEMLGVIGPNGAGKTTLFNLLSGVHRPTSGRVWLAGRDVTGLSVTQRARAGLGRTFQTSSVFPALSVLENVRLAAQANRRGGLSVLRRPRPDDEATEFAHARLADVGLLRSARACAGQLAHGDKRKLEIALLLATRPAVVLLDEPMAGVATADVPELVELIGRMHHEQRCTVLMVEHHLDVLLGLVDRVAVLHHGRLLACDRPDAVMADPMVQGAYLGEPI; this is encoded by the coding sequence ATCGCCGCCTCGGCGCTGAGCCTGGTCATCGGAGGCGTGCGGATCGTCGACGGCATCGACCTGTCGGTGGCGTCGGGGGAGATGCTCGGCGTCATCGGACCCAACGGGGCCGGCAAGACGACGCTGTTCAACCTGCTGTCCGGCGTGCACCGCCCGACCTCCGGACGGGTGTGGCTCGCCGGGCGGGACGTGACCGGGCTGTCGGTCACGCAGCGGGCCCGTGCGGGACTGGGTCGGACGTTCCAGACGTCGAGCGTGTTCCCGGCGTTGAGCGTCCTCGAAAACGTCCGACTCGCGGCCCAGGCGAACCGCCGCGGCGGGCTCAGCGTGCTCCGCCGGCCACGCCCCGACGACGAGGCGACGGAGTTCGCTCACGCCCGGCTGGCCGACGTCGGACTGCTGCGGAGCGCACGCGCCTGCGCCGGACAGCTCGCCCACGGCGACAAGCGCAAGCTCGAGATCGCCCTGCTGCTCGCCACCCGGCCCGCCGTTGTCCTGCTCGACGAGCCGATGGCGGGTGTCGCGACGGCCGATGTGCCCGAGCTGGTCGAGCTGATCGGGCGGATGCATCACGAGCAGCGCTGCACCGTGCTGATGGTCGAGCACCACCTCGACGTCCTGCTCGGGCTGGTGGACCGCGTGGCGGTGCTGCACCACGGCCGGCTGCTCGCCTGCGACCGGCCCGACGCGGTGATGGCCGACCCGATGGTGCAGGGCGCGTATCTCGGGGAGCCGATATGA
- a CDS encoding ABC transporter ATP-binding protein, which translates to MNILAVRGLDAFVGGQQILHGVTFDVAATGVTALLGRNGVGKTTTLKAVLGLVRRRGEVMLGGTRIDGDHTHRIVAGGVGYVPEDREVFARLTVAENLQLASRTDRSRYDLVDRLFPELRSRARQLAGTLSGGQQQMLALARALLNDNRLLLVDEPTKGLAPRVVGEVADALAVAAQRVPVLLVEQDLRVVSRLAHDVVVMAEGRVVHTGSAAELLADTSLVQQLLGVHREVPAGEPVSDSAPARPGPGATSAGIRGR; encoded by the coding sequence ATGAACATCCTTGCCGTCCGCGGGTTGGACGCCTTCGTCGGCGGGCAGCAGATCCTGCACGGCGTGACCTTCGATGTCGCCGCAACCGGCGTCACCGCGCTGCTCGGACGCAACGGCGTCGGCAAGACGACCACCTTGAAGGCCGTCCTCGGGCTGGTCAGGCGGCGCGGCGAGGTGATGCTCGGCGGAACCAGGATCGACGGGGACCACACCCATCGAATCGTCGCCGGTGGCGTGGGCTACGTGCCCGAGGACCGTGAGGTGTTCGCCCGGCTCACCGTCGCCGAGAACCTGCAGCTCGCCTCCCGAACCGACCGCTCCCGCTACGACCTCGTCGACCGGCTGTTCCCCGAGCTGCGCAGCCGCGCTCGGCAGCTGGCCGGGACCCTGTCGGGCGGTCAGCAGCAGATGCTCGCCCTCGCCCGGGCACTGCTCAACGACAATCGGCTCCTGCTCGTCGACGAGCCCACCAAGGGGCTGGCGCCGCGGGTCGTCGGCGAGGTCGCCGACGCACTCGCCGTCGCCGCCCAACGCGTCCCGGTGCTGCTGGTCGAGCAGGACCTGCGGGTGGTCTCCCGCCTGGCCCACGACGTCGTGGTGATGGCCGAGGGGCGGGTCGTCCACACCGGCAGCGCGGCCGAGCTGCTCGCGGACACGAGCCTGGTGCAGCAGCTGCTCGGCGTGCACCGCGAGGTGCCGGCGGGCGAGCCGGTGTCGGACTCGGCGCCGGCGCGCCCTGGACCTGGCGCGACGAGCGCCGGCATCAGGGGCAGGTGA
- a CDS encoding branched-chain amino acid ABC transporter permease: MSTVVLLAITGVGLGALYFLVASGLSLIYGLMRVLNFAHGAFLTVGAYVGYQVGTHVGTGSSWPVFALMLVVGTATGAVLALFTELLLVRRLYEREIEQVLVTVGVGLCAVALVNGIWGADPRSFPAPGWMSGTTALLGAEIPNDRLVCIATAVCVLGGLLALLRWTRHGLIIRAGVENRAMVTALGIDVRRSFTGVFVIGGAVAGLGGVLAALYNGSVAPGMGDALLIFAFIVVVIGGLGSITGSAVAALVVALLQQFANYYAVSGLGDFTVVLALAAVLLVRPRGLFGQST; the protein is encoded by the coding sequence ATGAGCACGGTCGTCCTGCTCGCGATCACCGGGGTGGGCCTGGGAGCGCTGTACTTCCTTGTCGCCTCGGGCCTCTCCCTCATCTACGGGCTGATGCGGGTGCTGAACTTCGCCCACGGCGCGTTCCTCACGGTGGGCGCCTATGTCGGCTACCAGGTGGGCACTCACGTCGGCACCGGGTCGTCGTGGCCAGTGTTCGCGCTGATGCTGGTGGTGGGGACTGCGACCGGAGCCGTGCTTGCACTGTTCACCGAACTGCTGCTCGTGCGCCGCCTGTACGAGCGCGAGATCGAGCAGGTGCTGGTGACCGTCGGCGTCGGGCTCTGCGCCGTGGCGCTGGTCAACGGCATCTGGGGCGCCGACCCCCGCTCCTTTCCGGCTCCGGGCTGGATGTCCGGGACGACCGCGCTCCTCGGCGCGGAGATCCCCAACGACCGGTTGGTGTGCATCGCCACCGCGGTCTGTGTCCTCGGTGGACTCCTGGCATTGCTGCGATGGACGCGACACGGCCTGATCATCCGCGCAGGCGTGGAGAACCGGGCCATGGTCACGGCGCTCGGCATCGACGTGCGACGCTCCTTCACCGGGGTGTTCGTCATCGGTGGAGCGGTGGCCGGTCTCGGCGGCGTGCTCGCCGCGCTCTACAACGGCAGCGTCGCCCCAGGGATGGGTGACGCGCTGCTGATCTTCGCCTTCATCGTGGTCGTCATCGGCGGCCTGGGGTCGATCACCGGCTCGGCGGTGGCGGCACTGGTCGTGGCCCTGCTCCAACAGTTCGCCAACTACTACGCCGTCAGCGGGCTCGGCGACTTCACGGTCGTGCTCGCACTGGCGGCGGTCCTGCTGGTGCGCCCACGCGGCCTGTTCGGGCAGTCGACATGA
- a CDS encoding branched-chain amino acid ABC transporter permease: MTARRWRPALPLAGIVLLALLPVVEVSVPGVLPGPTSTAGTLQLLAVCLLVGALALTYQLLFGLTGLLSFGHALYFAVGCYLFAIALNTWHLALGPAALLTLALGTLAALLVGAISLRVRGISFAMVTLAFAQAGSLLVYHNFGGYTGGEEGLGLTGATLPESLVGVVNTKNLYWTALAIAVLVYVAVAWLSRTHAGRMMAAVRENDLRVQVIGVRPYVVRLIAFVTAGALAALVGMGYVLVQGGASPQVTTPSFTLSLLVMVVLGGAGARWGALLGGVLYTLLDQRLAVLASSAQITSLPGPLRVPLSQPLFLLGSLFVLVVLFLPGGLAGAIGRLRRGAEPLPALPGGHGTQGAADRANIASA; the protein is encoded by the coding sequence ATGACCGCCCGGCGGTGGCGACCCGCCCTCCCGCTCGCGGGCATCGTGCTGCTCGCACTGCTGCCGGTCGTGGAGGTCTCGGTGCCCGGGGTGCTTCCCGGTCCGACCTCGACCGCGGGGACTCTGCAGCTGCTGGCCGTGTGCCTGCTGGTCGGCGCCCTGGCACTCACCTACCAGCTGCTCTTCGGATTGACCGGCCTCCTGTCCTTCGGCCACGCGCTCTACTTCGCCGTCGGCTGCTATCTGTTCGCCATTGCGCTGAACACGTGGCACCTCGCGCTCGGCCCGGCGGCGCTGCTCACACTCGCCCTGGGCACCCTCGCCGCTCTGCTCGTGGGAGCGATCAGCCTGCGGGTGCGGGGAATCTCGTTCGCCATGGTGACCCTGGCCTTCGCCCAAGCCGGTTCGCTGCTCGTCTACCACAACTTCGGCGGGTACACCGGCGGCGAGGAGGGCCTCGGTCTCACAGGTGCCACGCTGCCCGAGTCCCTGGTGGGCGTCGTCAACACGAAGAACCTCTACTGGACCGCGCTGGCGATCGCCGTCCTCGTCTACGTCGCGGTCGCCTGGCTGAGCCGGACGCACGCGGGGCGGATGATGGCCGCGGTGCGCGAGAACGACCTCCGCGTGCAGGTGATCGGCGTCCGCCCATACGTGGTCCGGCTGATCGCGTTCGTCACCGCGGGTGCGCTGGCGGCGCTGGTCGGGATGGGCTACGTCCTGGTGCAGGGCGGCGCCAGCCCCCAGGTCACCACGCCGAGTTTCACCCTCTCGCTGCTGGTCATGGTGGTGCTGGGCGGGGCGGGTGCGAGGTGGGGAGCGCTGCTCGGCGGCGTCCTCTACACCCTGCTCGACCAGCGGCTCGCCGTGCTCGCCTCCTCGGCGCAGATCACGTCGCTCCCGGGACCGCTGCGCGTCCCCCTGTCCCAGCCACTGTTCCTGCTCGGCAGCCTGTTCGTGCTCGTCGTCCTGTTCCTCCCCGGCGGTCTGGCCGGTGCCATCGGCAGGCTGCGTCGCGGGGCCGAGCCTCTGCCCGCGCTGCCGGGTGGGCACGGCACACAGGGGGCAGCAGACCGGGCGAACATCGCCAGCGCGTAG